One Synechococcus sp. PROS-9-1 DNA window includes the following coding sequences:
- a CDS encoding efflux RND transporter permease subunit, with translation MAFSDNFIKRPVLTTVCSILIVLVGLISIPILPIANLPNIANPLILVSATYGGANAEVTEQAVTNPLEQQINGVPGVSYISSNTDMTGNSTINVYFDQTTDIDIAQVNVQNRVSLANPQLPDQVKETGVSVTQSNPSILLAYEISSSEGQFDAAFLNGLVYEQLYYPLSRVEGVANVTIWGGANPAFWLFVDPSRLAANKLTSEDVLNAVQSQNSVAVGGLVGGPPASGDQAYTYPIVVENNGNLISIDDFNNLILSRSPSGNLLKLKDVGEVRYGSNSYSIQVVDKNETEALTIAVFQTPSSNALDVSEGVIDQINQFKSTVPPGVTINQIYDIGQFIESSVNGVIDALGLAIVLVLIILFLFLQNWRATVVPSLAIPISLVGTFAFLNVFGFSINQLTLLGLVLATGLVVDDAIVVIEAVSTNIDQGMKPREAALACMGELFGALLATALVLMAVFVPVAFYPGGIGIIYKQFALTIAFSVAISAFNALTFSPMLSGLILSQKKPPEAKGRSWIVVGVIVGLAFGRFSAASFGNWTYIAGIVIGALAGSNLPLIFKVFNRNFERLENTYSRLLKRMIQARRIVLAGLVVGIVATGFAFTTLPTAFIPDEDQGYGVGIFQLQNGASLVETKKLGNQIAKVLSEEDDVANASIINGYGFNGSSPDQGVFFFGLQPLEERKGAEHSSDAIVKRLNAKLIALSDGLARASSPPAVPGFSAQGGFYFQFNDLSNGAYSFNELSDLAGQLIKTADASGDFSSVYTQFTPSAPAIGLNLNREVMGALNVDFKEAMDTISALAGSSYSGLTYESGQVRSIYVQGTPNQREAIDDILSYYVRSNDGELVQVSQFAEAELSSAPPVISHYNLSRTVLIQGAEAIGKSSGQALSKIQQLFKAETYTNIGSAFTGLAALQLSAGNASILVFGLGVLIVYLVLSAQYESYITPVIILATVPLAMLGALAFLAIRSIDLNIYAQIGLVTLIGLAAKNGILIVEVAEQKLKEGKSSVIAVIESAESRLRPILMTATAALAGFLPLVVANGAGASAQQSLGTVIFGGLIVATVLSIGVVPPVYVLVKDLESRLMSPSR, from the coding sequence ATGGCTTTCTCCGACAATTTCATCAAGCGACCGGTCCTGACCACGGTCTGCAGCATTTTAATTGTGCTCGTCGGGCTGATCTCGATCCCGATTCTGCCCATTGCCAACCTGCCAAACATTGCCAATCCTCTGATCCTGGTCAGTGCAACCTATGGAGGCGCCAATGCGGAGGTCACCGAGCAAGCGGTGACCAATCCCTTGGAGCAACAGATCAATGGCGTTCCCGGAGTGAGCTACATCTCCTCGAACACCGACATGACGGGCAACAGCACCATCAATGTCTATTTCGACCAAACAACAGACATTGATATCGCTCAGGTGAATGTTCAGAACCGCGTGTCTCTGGCCAATCCCCAACTCCCAGACCAGGTGAAAGAAACAGGGGTCTCCGTAACGCAAAGCAACCCCTCCATCCTTCTTGCCTATGAGATCAGTTCCAGCGAAGGGCAATTTGATGCTGCTTTTTTAAACGGACTCGTCTACGAACAGCTCTATTACCCGCTTTCGCGGGTGGAAGGCGTTGCCAACGTCACGATCTGGGGAGGTGCCAATCCTGCCTTCTGGCTGTTTGTTGATCCAAGCAGACTTGCCGCCAACAAACTCACATCTGAAGACGTACTGAATGCAGTTCAGTCTCAAAACAGCGTGGCTGTTGGTGGCCTTGTTGGAGGGCCTCCAGCCTCAGGCGACCAGGCCTACACCTATCCGATTGTGGTGGAGAACAACGGCAATCTGATCTCCATTGATGACTTCAACAACCTGATCCTCAGCCGCTCGCCCTCCGGCAATCTGCTCAAACTGAAGGATGTCGGCGAAGTCCGATACGGCAGCAACTCGTACTCAATACAGGTCGTTGATAAAAACGAAACGGAAGCGCTCACGATTGCTGTTTTCCAAACTCCTTCGAGCAATGCTCTCGATGTATCAGAAGGCGTTATTGATCAAATCAACCAGTTCAAAAGCACAGTGCCTCCTGGCGTCACGATTAATCAGATTTATGACATCGGCCAGTTCATCGAATCCTCCGTTAATGGCGTCATCGACGCGCTCGGACTGGCGATCGTATTGGTCTTAATCATCCTGTTTCTTTTTCTCCAGAACTGGCGCGCCACCGTAGTGCCCAGCCTGGCGATTCCGATTTCTCTGGTGGGAACATTCGCCTTCCTCAACGTCTTCGGGTTTTCGATCAATCAACTCACATTGCTGGGCCTTGTGCTGGCTACAGGCCTTGTTGTGGATGACGCCATCGTTGTGATCGAAGCGGTCTCCACCAACATCGACCAAGGAATGAAGCCTCGCGAAGCAGCACTCGCTTGCATGGGCGAGCTCTTCGGCGCGCTGCTTGCCACCGCCCTCGTATTGATGGCGGTCTTTGTTCCCGTTGCCTTTTATCCAGGTGGGATCGGGATCATCTACAAACAGTTCGCACTCACGATCGCCTTTTCGGTTGCCATCTCTGCATTTAATGCGCTCACGTTTTCACCGATGCTCTCGGGTTTGATCCTTTCTCAGAAAAAACCACCGGAAGCGAAGGGTCGCAGTTGGATTGTGGTGGGCGTAATCGTGGGCTTGGCCTTTGGCCGCTTCAGTGCTGCTTCCTTTGGCAACTGGACTTACATCGCCGGCATCGTGATCGGTGCCCTCGCTGGATCCAACCTGCCGCTGATCTTCAAGGTGTTCAACCGCAATTTCGAGCGTCTTGAAAACACCTACTCCAGGCTTCTCAAACGGATGATCCAAGCCCGCCGGATCGTGCTGGCTGGATTGGTTGTAGGCATCGTGGCGACAGGCTTCGCTTTCACGACCCTGCCAACAGCCTTCATCCCCGATGAAGACCAAGGCTATGGAGTGGGAATTTTTCAACTTCAAAATGGGGCTTCCCTGGTGGAAACCAAAAAGCTTGGCAACCAAATCGCCAAGGTTCTCAGTGAAGAAGACGATGTCGCCAATGCCTCAATCATCAACGGCTATGGCTTCAATGGCTCCAGTCCCGATCAAGGTGTCTTTTTCTTTGGCCTCCAGCCCTTGGAAGAACGCAAAGGCGCGGAACACAGTTCCGATGCCATCGTCAAACGGCTGAATGCCAAGTTGATCGCATTAAGCGACGGCCTCGCTCGGGCTTCAAGCCCACCAGCGGTGCCTGGCTTCTCCGCCCAAGGAGGGTTCTACTTCCAATTCAACGACCTCAGCAACGGTGCCTACAGCTTCAACGAACTCTCCGATTTGGCGGGCCAACTGATCAAGACGGCTGATGCAAGCGGAGACTTTTCCAGCGTCTACACGCAGTTCACCCCAAGCGCTCCAGCGATCGGCCTCAACCTCAATCGCGAGGTGATGGGGGCTCTCAACGTCGACTTCAAAGAGGCGATGGACACGATTTCTGCGCTAGCTGGCAGTAGCTACTCCGGACTCACCTACGAGAGCGGCCAAGTCCGCAGCATCTACGTGCAGGGAACGCCAAATCAACGGGAAGCTATCGATGACATCCTTAGTTATTACGTTCGATCAAACGATGGCGAACTAGTCCAGGTGTCGCAATTTGCTGAAGCCGAGCTCAGCAGTGCTCCGCCCGTGATCAGCCACTACAACTTGAGCCGCACCGTGCTGATTCAGGGCGCGGAAGCGATCGGAAAAAGCAGCGGTCAGGCCCTGAGCAAAATCCAGCAATTGTTTAAAGCTGAGACTTACACCAACATTGGTTCTGCCTTTACCGGTTTGGCAGCGCTGCAGCTCTCCGCGGGGAACGCGAGCATCCTGGTGTTTGGACTTGGGGTGCTGATTGTGTATCTCGTGCTCTCAGCCCAATACGAGAGTTACATCACACCGGTCATCATCCTGGCAACGGTGCCGCTGGCCATGCTTGGTGCCCTCGCCTTTCTTGCGATTCGCTCCATCGATTTGAACATCTATGCACAAATTGGCCTAGTTACCTTGATCGGTTTAGCGGCCAAGAATGGAATTTTGATCGTGGAAGTCGCCGAACAAAAACTTAAGGAGGGGAAAAGTAGCGTGATCGCCGTGATCGAATCAGCCGAATCGCGGCTTCGTCCCATCCTGATGACAGCAACGGCCGCGCTTGCCGGTTTCTTGCCTCTCGTGGTCGCCAACGGTGCAGGAGCGAGTGCACAACAATCTCTTGGAACGGTCATTTTTGGTGGATTAATCGTTGCCACCGTTCTCTCCATAGGG
- a CDS encoding efflux RND transporter periplasmic adaptor subunit, whose protein sequence is MRAPLVVGLTLTVALAACGQSKTSGTTFLSINTATISQGSFKPSIKAISPLESTTNVTLSPETDGRVIKKLVKEGDQVQAGQVILVLDNTQQSAQLDASKSQARYDKVNAERYQFLYEQGAASAKRRDAYATKAITSRDQAIADKANLNYKFVRSPINGVIGDLDTVKIGDYVKTGDVITGIVDNSTLWTLMEIPASQGSQVKVGQPVQLASQSTPPVTGEGTITFVSPYYSIPKAGNPPNTLMVKAVFPNLTGQLKTGQYVASEIITGSSEQLAVPVQAVMMQAQQPFVYEVVPISKALPTIKRSPNTTAKALKKLEKLPGNTPIVLQTKVQLGDLQNNLYPVISGLKAGAKVAISNTSRLRSGMPVNVSAGAN, encoded by the coding sequence GTGCGGGCCCCCCTTGTTGTTGGACTGACTCTCACCGTTGCCCTTGCAGCATGCGGGCAGAGCAAGACATCCGGCACGACCTTTTTATCCATCAACACCGCAACAATCTCCCAGGGCAGCTTCAAACCCAGCATCAAAGCGATTAGCCCGCTTGAATCCACCACCAACGTGACGCTCAGCCCTGAAACAGATGGCCGAGTGATCAAGAAACTTGTCAAAGAAGGAGATCAAGTTCAAGCAGGTCAGGTGATTCTTGTGCTCGACAACACGCAACAGAGCGCCCAGCTCGACGCCTCTAAATCACAAGCTCGCTATGACAAAGTTAATGCTGAAAGATACCAATTTCTTTATGAACAAGGAGCCGCATCAGCGAAACGTCGTGATGCCTACGCAACAAAAGCGATCACATCAAGAGATCAAGCCATCGCCGATAAGGCCAACCTTAACTATAAGTTTGTGCGCTCTCCAATCAATGGTGTGATCGGTGACTTAGACACCGTAAAGATCGGTGATTACGTCAAAACCGGGGATGTCATTACAGGAATTGTGGACAACTCCACTCTCTGGACCTTGATGGAAATTCCAGCATCGCAGGGATCCCAGGTCAAAGTGGGGCAACCTGTGCAGCTTGCATCTCAATCCACCCCACCGGTTACTGGTGAAGGAACAATCACCTTTGTATCGCCTTACTATTCGATTCCAAAAGCCGGCAATCCTCCAAACACGTTAATGGTGAAGGCGGTGTTCCCCAACCTCACCGGACAATTAAAAACAGGTCAATATGTTGCCTCCGAAATCATTACCGGATCGAGTGAGCAGTTAGCGGTACCGGTGCAGGCCGTGATGATGCAAGCGCAGCAGCCGTTCGTTTATGAAGTCGTACCCATCAGCAAGGCGCTACCGACCATCAAACGCTCACCTAATACAACAGCCAAAGCGTTGAAAAAACTGGAAAAGCTCCCAGGCAACACCCCGATCGTGCTGCAAACGAAGGTGCAACTTGGGGATCTGCAAAACAACCTCTATCCGGTGATCTCCGGACTCAAAGCCGGGGCCAAAGTGGCGATTAGCAACACAAGTCGGCTGCGCAGTGGCATGCCTGTGAACGTTTCAGCAGGAGCCAACTAA